The proteins below come from a single Oxobacter pfennigii genomic window:
- the map gene encoding type I methionyl aminopeptidase codes for MTIGSQQDLVALKNIGSIVAEAREEMLMAVKPGITTKELDMIGLKVLSRYGAVSAPKHEYNFPGVTCISINDEVAHGIPGSKVIEEGDMVNVDVSAVLNGYFADTGASVVVEPASSIKNKLCECSLSALHKGIGKAKAGTKINQIGRAIYNEARSKGFTVIRNLTGHGIGRKLHEAPDYILNYCDILDTRILNDGLVLAIETFVSSGADRIIEDKNGWTYRTPDKSLVAQFEHTVVVTKGEPVVLTAV; via the coding sequence ATGACAATTGGATCCCAACAGGATTTGGTGGCTTTAAAAAATATAGGAAGCATTGTTGCAGAAGCCAGGGAAGAAATGCTTATGGCCGTTAAGCCGGGTATAACTACAAAAGAACTTGATATGATAGGCCTTAAGGTATTATCCCGTTATGGTGCAGTCTCTGCTCCAAAGCATGAATATAACTTTCCCGGAGTTACTTGTATAAGTATAAATGATGAGGTTGCCCATGGCATACCGGGCTCTAAGGTTATTGAAGAAGGGGATATGGTAAATGTGGATGTGTCGGCGGTATTAAACGGATATTTTGCCGATACCGGTGCTTCAGTGGTGGTGGAGCCGGCATCATCAATTAAAAATAAATTGTGCGAATGCTCATTGTCCGCCCTTCATAAAGGGATAGGCAAGGCTAAGGCAGGCACAAAGATAAACCAGATCGGCAGGGCTATTTATAATGAAGCCAGGAGCAAAGGATTTACTGTAATCCGGAATTTAACGGGACACGGAATAGGGAGAAAGCTTCATGAAGCTCCGGATTATATTTTAAATTATTGCGATATATTGGATACCCGTATTTTAAATGATGGCTTGGTATTAGCCATCGAAACCTTTGTTTCATCAGGGGCAGACAGGATTATTGAAGATAAAAACGGATGGACCTATAGAACTCCCGATAAAAGCCTTGTGGCACAATTTGAGCACACCGTAGTGGTGACAAAGGGGGAACCGGTCGTCCTTACTGCAGTATAA
- a CDS encoding ArsR/SmtB family transcription factor: MAKELEHIDNCNCNIIHEDVVNEVRENMLEDNLAYALAELFKVFGDLTRVRILYALFQTEMCVCDIAALLGMNQSAISHQLKVLRQTRLIKYRKEGKVVYYSLDDEHIQQIFDQGLIHVKEIV, from the coding sequence ATGGCTAAAGAGCTTGAACACATAGATAATTGCAACTGCAACATCATACATGAGGATGTAGTAAATGAAGTAAGGGAAAACATGCTGGAGGATAATCTGGCATATGCACTGGCAGAGCTTTTCAAAGTCTTCGGAGACCTTACAAGGGTGAGGATACTCTACGCTTTGTTTCAGACCGAGATGTGCGTATGCGACATAGCAGCGCTCCTTGGCATGAACCAGTCGGCCATATCACACCAGCTTAAGGTATTAAGGCAGACAAGGCTTATTAAATACAGAAAAGAAGGAAAAGTTGTTTACTATTCCCTTGATGATGAACATATACAGCAAATTTTTGATCAGGGACTCATACACGTGAAAGAAATCGTTTAA
- a CDS encoding heavy metal translocating P-type ATPase: MEAAARKELILEGLCCANCAAKIEAKVKELDGVSLATINFVNKTLIIEAQNTANINEIIDKTKAIVNRIESDVVVKEKTILKSEKKVLILMGLCCTNCAAKIEREVAKLPGVKSAVIDFTSQRLIFESDGSEKVNIIVTQVEKIVNRIEPDVKVLQEEKGKKVKYHAHDEEEGSIKNELIKSGIGAAFFIVAIVFNFSYWTEFALFLISYLLIGGEVVLKALKNIKNGQIFDENFLMTIATIGAFAISEFPEGVAVMLFYQIGELFQNLAVNRSRKSITELMDIKPEFANIKINGEERKLDPDDVRIGDVIIVKPGEKIPLDGKVIAGKSMVDTIALTGESVPREVEEGSEVLAGFINKNGLLEIEVTKEFGESTVSKILDMVQNATSRKAPTESFITKFARYYTPVVVFSALAIAVIPPFVIPGASFSDWVYRALVFLVVSCPCALVVSIPLGFFGGIGGASRKGILIKGSNYLEALNSVDVVVFDKTGTLTKGVFKVTKVSPQDGVTPEELLTFAAYAESYSNHPIATSILNAYQKDVDKEVISDYEEVPGQGISVKVDGKEVLAGNYRLMVSKNIPYENVDTAGSVIHVAVDKNYAGNIVISDEIKEDSKEAIRALKGIGVKKTVMLTGDNKSVASKVGAELGLDEVYAELLPDQKVERLELIDKEKSSKGKMIFVGDGINDAPVLARADIGFAMGGLGSDAAIEAADVVIMTDEPSKVAGAIKIARRTKTIIWQNIVFAIVVKVVIMALGAGGLATMWEAVFGDVGVTLIAVLNVMRVLKTDNI; encoded by the coding sequence GTGGAAGCTGCAGCAAGAAAGGAGCTAATTTTAGAGGGGCTTTGCTGTGCAAACTGTGCGGCAAAAATTGAAGCAAAGGTTAAAGAATTAGATGGGGTAAGCCTTGCAACAATAAATTTTGTAAACAAGACATTAATCATAGAGGCACAAAATACTGCCAATATAAATGAGATAATAGACAAGACAAAGGCAATTGTAAATAGAATAGAATCTGATGTAGTAGTAAAAGAAAAGACTATATTAAAGTCAGAAAAGAAAGTTTTGATACTTATGGGGCTTTGCTGCACTAATTGCGCAGCTAAAATTGAAAGAGAAGTAGCAAAATTGCCGGGCGTTAAATCAGCAGTAATAGATTTTACATCCCAAAGGCTGATCTTTGAATCGGACGGCAGTGAAAAAGTAAATATCATAGTAACTCAAGTAGAAAAAATAGTCAACCGGATTGAGCCGGATGTTAAAGTACTGCAGGAAGAAAAGGGAAAAAAAGTGAAATACCATGCCCACGATGAAGAGGAAGGTTCAATTAAAAATGAACTGATAAAGTCTGGTATTGGTGCGGCATTTTTCATAGTGGCTATTGTGTTTAATTTTTCATATTGGACAGAGTTTGCATTATTTTTAATAAGCTATTTATTAATAGGCGGAGAAGTTGTTTTAAAAGCGCTGAAGAATATTAAAAACGGTCAGATTTTCGATGAAAACTTCCTTATGACTATTGCTACCATTGGAGCTTTTGCCATATCGGAATTCCCCGAAGGGGTAGCCGTTATGCTCTTTTACCAGATAGGAGAGCTGTTCCAGAATTTAGCCGTCAACCGTTCCAGAAAATCAATTACAGAGCTTATGGACATTAAGCCTGAATTTGCAAATATAAAAATCAACGGAGAAGAAAGAAAACTGGACCCGGATGATGTTAGAATAGGCGATGTGATAATCGTAAAACCGGGCGAGAAGATTCCATTAGACGGCAAAGTTATAGCAGGTAAATCCATGGTGGATACCATAGCGTTAACAGGAGAATCTGTTCCTAGAGAAGTAGAGGAAGGCAGCGAGGTTCTAGCCGGTTTTATAAACAAAAACGGATTGCTGGAGATTGAGGTCACAAAGGAATTCGGAGAATCAACGGTATCAAAGATACTGGATATGGTACAAAATGCCACCAGCAGAAAGGCGCCGACAGAGAGCTTTATAACAAAATTTGCAAGATATTATACCCCTGTAGTGGTATTTTCAGCCCTTGCCATAGCAGTGATACCGCCTTTTGTAATACCTGGTGCAAGTTTTTCTGACTGGGTATACAGGGCTCTTGTATTCCTGGTAGTTTCCTGCCCCTGTGCATTGGTGGTATCAATACCCTTAGGATTCTTCGGGGGAATAGGCGGAGCGTCAAGAAAAGGCATACTGATTAAGGGCAGCAACTATCTTGAAGCTTTAAACAGCGTTGATGTAGTTGTGTTTGACAAGACGGGAACTTTAACTAAAGGAGTATTCAAGGTCACAAAGGTCAGCCCACAGGATGGGGTAACCCCTGAGGAACTGCTCACATTTGCAGCCTATGCCGAGAGCTATTCCAATCACCCAATAGCCACATCCATTTTAAATGCATATCAAAAAGATGTGGATAAAGAAGTAATCTCTGATTATGAAGAGGTTCCGGGACAGGGAATAAGTGTCAAGGTTGATGGCAAAGAGGTATTGGCAGGCAACTACAGGCTGATGGTAAGCAAAAATATACCCTATGAAAATGTGGATACCGCCGGTTCGGTTATCCATGTGGCAGTAGATAAAAATTACGCAGGAAATATAGTAATATCCGATGAAATAAAGGAAGATTCAAAAGAAGCCATAAGAGCATTAAAAGGAATTGGCGTCAAAAAGACTGTCATGCTGACAGGGGATAATAAATCCGTTGCTTCAAAAGTAGGTGCGGAATTGGGATTGGATGAAGTATATGCAGAGCTTTTGCCCGACCAGAAGGTAGAGAGGCTTGAGCTTATAGATAAAGAAAAGTCATCCAAGGGAAAGATGATTTTCGTAGGCGATGGCATAAACGATGCACCTGTTCTTGCCAGGGCGGACATTGGCTTTGCCATGGGAGGCCTGGGTTCTGACGCTGCCATAGAAGCCGCCGATGTTGTCATTATGACAGATGAGCCTTCAAAGGTTGCCGGTGCCATTAAAATAGCCAGGAGGACAAAGACTATAATCTGGCAGAACATCGTCTTTGCCATCGTTGTAAAAGTAGTAATCATGGCTTTAGGTGCGGGGGGACTGGCCACCATGTGGGAAGCAGTATTCGGAGACGTTGGTGTCACATTGATTGCAGTATTAAACGTCATGAGAGTTTTAAAAACAGATAATATTTAA
- a CDS encoding penicillin-binding transpeptidase domain-containing protein codes for MKTSKNPDRKKIIRRRMIFLYIFVFLIYTYLLGRLVLIQIIDGERLKNLAVSQWNSQVKVDAKRGEIQDRNGAKLALSASCSRVDVYLPDVARVEKEKPDIKNTMAAQIAGILGQSPDDVLKKLNATLQSGMPASSATIARRIDSDKGVQIKELKLPGIIVSEDTKRFYPNGNFLSQVLGFTNVDSVGQEGIELEYDKELKGIPGTIHTETDIFGRQLPYAESKYNAPVNGSDLTLTIDSAIQLYVEKALEQGIIASKAKSATAIVMNPKTGEVLAMSTKPDFDPNDPRNMENFQTVQEMIQTWQNKAVTFTYEPGSVFKIVTASAALSENIVDDSTRFEDPGYLVVAGRRIYNWNRAGNGVLDFAELLQYSSNVGFMMLGQQLGKETLYKYIDDFGFKTKTGIDVHFEESGYGVPLDRVGPVELANISFGQGIVTTPMQLTAAYAAIANEGKMMVPHIVKSITDTDNDGNVISKMEIQPKMAKQVVDKSIADKLMEYLETVITVGGGKPAYVEGYRIAGKTGTAQKAENGKYIDGKYVCTFIGMAPVEDPQFVVYVAIDEPDPSNYYAGQVVAPVAGQIFKDIFTVKNISPMEKDESGMAEIPDVRGLTPKDAEKRLNFAGFKVEIKKAGTTVTSVSPAPGTLAQTGSKVTITVSK; via the coding sequence TTGAAGACATCAAAAAATCCTGACAGAAAAAAGATTATCAGAAGAAGAATGATTTTTCTTTATATATTTGTATTTTTAATATATACATATCTCTTAGGAAGACTGGTATTAATCCAGATTATAGACGGAGAAAGGCTTAAAAACTTGGCTGTATCCCAGTGGAACAGCCAAGTAAAGGTTGATGCCAAACGCGGGGAAATACAGGACAGAAACGGTGCCAAGCTGGCGTTGAGCGCCAGCTGCAGCCGCGTGGATGTATATCTGCCTGATGTAGCAAGAGTGGAAAAAGAAAAACCCGATATCAAGAACACAATGGCAGCACAGATTGCAGGTATTTTAGGACAAAGTCCCGATGATGTGTTAAAAAAGCTTAACGCCACCCTACAAAGCGGCATGCCGGCCAGCAGCGCCACCATCGCAAGAAGGATTGACAGCGACAAGGGCGTCCAAATTAAAGAATTAAAGCTGCCGGGTATAATAGTTTCCGAGGATACAAAGAGATTTTATCCCAACGGCAATTTTTTATCGCAGGTCCTGGGCTTTACCAATGTGGACAGCGTAGGCCAGGAAGGCATTGAACTGGAATATGACAAGGAACTCAAAGGCATCCCCGGAACCATACATACCGAAACGGACATTTTTGGAAGACAGTTGCCCTATGCGGAATCAAAATACAATGCTCCCGTAAACGGAAGCGATTTGACGCTGACAATAGATTCAGCAATACAGCTTTATGTTGAAAAGGCATTGGAGCAGGGAATTATCGCAAGCAAAGCAAAATCTGCGACAGCCATAGTCATGAATCCTAAAACTGGAGAAGTCCTTGCCATGAGTACAAAGCCGGATTTTGACCCTAACGACCCAAGAAACATGGAAAATTTCCAGACTGTCCAGGAAATGATACAGACATGGCAGAATAAGGCTGTAACTTTTACTTATGAACCGGGCTCTGTATTTAAAATAGTTACGGCATCGGCGGCATTAAGCGAAAACATCGTAGATGACTCCACCCGGTTTGAGGACCCGGGCTACCTGGTTGTCGCAGGCAGGAGAATTTATAACTGGAACAGGGCGGGGAACGGTGTTTTAGACTTTGCGGAATTGCTTCAGTACTCAAGCAATGTGGGATTTATGATGTTAGGCCAGCAATTGGGAAAGGAAACCTTATATAAATACATAGATGATTTTGGCTTTAAAACCAAGACGGGCATCGATGTGCATTTTGAAGAAAGCGGCTACGGAGTACCATTGGACAGGGTAGGTCCCGTAGAGCTTGCAAACATATCCTTCGGGCAGGGCATTGTTACAACACCCATGCAATTGACAGCTGCCTATGCAGCCATCGCCAACGAAGGCAAAATGATGGTGCCTCATATAGTAAAATCCATCACCGACACTGACAATGACGGAAATGTAATATCAAAAATGGAGATACAGCCAAAAATGGCAAAGCAGGTAGTGGATAAAAGTATTGCCGATAAATTGATGGAATATCTCGAAACAGTTATAACGGTAGGCGGAGGTAAACCAGCTTATGTAGAGGGCTACCGCATTGCAGGAAAGACAGGAACGGCACAAAAGGCAGAAAATGGAAAATATATAGACGGAAAATACGTGTGCACATTTATAGGCATGGCTCCTGTTGAAGATCCCCAGTTTGTTGTTTATGTGGCAATTGATGAACCGGACCCTTCAAACTATTATGCAGGACAGGTAGTAGCCCCTGTGGCAGGCCAGATATTCAAGGATATATTTACCGTTAAAAACATCTCCCCGATGGAAAAGGATGAATCCGGCATGGCTGAGATACCCGATGTACGCGGCCTTACTCCTAAGGATGCGGAAAAAAGATTGAATTTTGCCGGCTTTAAAGTGGAAATCAAAAAGGCAGGCACAACGGTTACATCCGTATCCCCGGCTCCCGGAACCTTGGCACAAACAGGGTCTAAAGTTACAATAACAGTAAGTAAATAG
- the aroD gene encoding type I 3-dehydroquinate dehydratase gives MQEDVKLVKVKDVTIGGKVPAVCIPLVARTKEELVTECENISGLKPDIVEWRADYFDGAEDEQDLVNALINIRNLLPDYPVIFTCRMIEEGGVKAISKEIRAAMAKTAIRSGLVDIVDFELINGGEILAGIIDEGRKANIYVVVSHHNFAATPPKEVIINKLLDAQNFGGDIAKIAVMPEGMKDVLTLLEATLEFKEKHAKIPFISISMSGKGAISRTAGHLFGSCLTFASGTKASAPGQISIDDLRTSIDILKRSV, from the coding sequence ATGCAAGAGGATGTCAAATTAGTTAAGGTAAAAGATGTGACCATAGGCGGAAAAGTGCCGGCTGTATGCATTCCTTTAGTGGCAAGGACAAAGGAAGAGCTGGTAACTGAATGTGAAAATATATCAGGCCTCAAACCGGATATCGTTGAATGGAGGGCGGATTATTTTGACGGCGCGGAAGATGAACAGGATTTAGTCAATGCCCTCATAAATATAAGAAATTTACTGCCGGATTATCCTGTGATTTTTACATGTAGGATGATTGAAGAGGGAGGGGTCAAGGCTATTTCCAAGGAAATAAGGGCTGCTATGGCCAAAACTGCAATAAGGTCAGGGCTTGTTGACATAGTTGACTTTGAATTGATTAACGGCGGTGAAATATTAGCCGGTATTATAGATGAGGGCCGCAAGGCTAATATATATGTTGTCGTTTCACATCATAATTTTGCGGCAACCCCGCCAAAGGAGGTAATTATAAATAAACTCCTGGATGCTCAAAACTTCGGTGGGGATATTGCTAAAATTGCAGTTATGCCTGAGGGGATGAAGGATGTGCTTACTTTGCTGGAAGCAACTCTTGAATTTAAGGAAAAGCATGCAAAAATTCCTTTTATAAGTATATCAATGTCAGGCAAAGGCGCAATTAGCAGAACAGCAGGGCATTTATTCGGCTCCTGCCTTACTTTTGCATCCGGCACCAAGGCGTCAGCTCCGGGGCAGATATCAATAGATGATTTAAGAACATCTATTGATATATTAAAGAGGTCTGTCTAA
- a CDS encoding flavin monoamine oxidase family protein, translating into MKHKLKCIEFIGRDRLMHYTNINVPYQVDNPTREQRHQMLMQHLVEEGRPEDFKNIIEILNPPPDITTVCPKGYGKNSKIAVIGAGEAGLSAAFELRKIGCNITLFEAAGRIGGRINTHYFTDDKKYFAELGAMRIPLSHEATWHYINLFKLETSPFVINNIRNFFYIRNARAVNDPQGLSVMKNIYPQFSLTHEERKRPWQALEELVFSKYLYTLSPDERRELIEIKPKYSYKIQERDMMTRRMAYEGAGLSQSAISMLGNMALLEQNLIGLSFIQQLQEIYTADFGATYYINGGMIKLPLALYGALCDDTTDAYVNISKDELGQVNFKIGFAVDGIYGSPEGDGVILQYRDGKRGGCYYEKFDYVICTMPFSSLRRAKINPLFSEEKSQAIIELNYENAQKTFFFLKDRFWEYGNPCTRIVGGNTLTDLPNTSVFYPSDHAMPIPNLKNGWTLRPGASPSEPGVLLASYNWSMDADRIGNEYPSLRIDDIKGYIERIHGLPFEYIDNKFISSITFRWGQVQYMWGGAAIMKPQDKILFSYVVTLPEMNGKVFFAGEHISQKHAWQQGSFQTAMVAANKVAERIKAKKS; encoded by the coding sequence ATGAAGCATAAATTGAAATGTATAGAATTCATAGGGCGTGATAGGTTAATGCATTATACCAACATAAATGTCCCATATCAGGTTGATAATCCTACCCGTGAACAAAGGCACCAAATGCTGATGCAGCACCTCGTTGAAGAAGGAAGGCCGGAGGACTTTAAAAATATTATTGAAATTTTAAATCCGCCTCCTGATATAACAACGGTATGTCCAAAGGGCTATGGAAAGAATTCTAAAATTGCGGTAATCGGTGCCGGAGAAGCAGGGCTTTCGGCAGCATTTGAACTGAGAAAGATAGGTTGTAATATTACGCTGTTTGAAGCAGCCGGAAGAATTGGAGGCAGGATAAATACTCACTATTTTACTGATGATAAAAAGTATTTCGCAGAATTGGGGGCAATGCGTATACCCTTATCCCATGAAGCTACATGGCACTATATAAACCTGTTTAAACTAGAAACAAGTCCTTTTGTAATAAATAATATAAGAAATTTTTTTTATATAAGAAATGCACGTGCGGTAAATGATCCCCAGGGCTTGAGCGTTATGAAAAACATATATCCCCAATTTAGCCTTACACATGAAGAAAGAAAGAGGCCATGGCAGGCCCTTGAGGAGCTGGTGTTTTCTAAATACCTATACACCCTTTCACCGGATGAAAGAAGAGAGCTTATAGAAATTAAGCCCAAATACTCTTATAAGATACAGGAAAGGGATATGATGACCCGCAGAATGGCATATGAAGGCGCGGGACTTAGTCAGAGCGCCATATCAATGCTGGGCAATATGGCTCTGCTTGAGCAAAACCTCATAGGCCTGAGCTTTATTCAGCAGCTTCAGGAGATATATACTGCAGATTTCGGAGCTACCTATTACATCAACGGAGGCATGATAAAATTACCTCTGGCATTGTATGGAGCACTGTGCGATGATACAACCGATGCATATGTTAATATAAGCAAAGATGAGCTTGGGCAAGTAAACTTCAAAATAGGTTTTGCAGTAGATGGAATATACGGATCCCCTGAGGGAGATGGGGTAATACTTCAATATAGAGACGGAAAACGTGGCGGCTGTTATTATGAAAAATTTGATTACGTAATATGTACCATGCCATTTTCAAGCCTGAGAAGGGCAAAAATAAATCCTTTATTCAGTGAGGAAAAATCCCAGGCAATCATAGAACTTAACTATGAAAATGCCCAGAAGACCTTCTTTTTTCTTAAAGACAGGTTTTGGGAATATGGTAATCCATGTACAAGAATAGTTGGGGGGAACACCTTAACAGATCTTCCCAATACTTCGGTTTTTTATCCCTCCGATCATGCAATGCCAATACCAAATTTGAAAAATGGCTGGACTCTCCGGCCCGGTGCATCACCGTCGGAGCCCGGCGTATTGCTTGCAAGTTATAACTGGTCCATGGATGCCGATAGGATTGGGAATGAATACCCCAGCCTGAGAATTGATGACATTAAAGGATATATTGAAAGGATTCATGGACTTCCCTTCGAGTATATAGATAATAAATTTATATCTTCCATAACCTTCAGATGGGGGCAGGTGCAGTATATGTGGGGAGGAGCTGCAATTATGAAGCCGCAGGATAAGATACTTTTCTCATATGTTGTCACATTGCCTGAAATGAATGGCAAAGTATTTTTTGCAGGTGAACACATATCTCAAAAACATGCATGGCAGCAGGGATCATTTCAAACAGCAATGGTTGCTGCCAATAAGGTTGCAGAGAGAATAAAAGCTAAAAAAAGTTAA
- a CDS encoding methyl-accepting chemotaxis protein, whose translation MNWLNNTKIAVKFTAAFILISIFVGAVGYIGLSNMDKINKNAADMYSNNLMSIQELITIKSNFAQFNSDILSLLYAKDENQITSIQEHINELRDNNNEMMAAFEEIAEDSERELFDQFKQLVADYRDSYGKVIQLVNDKKYEEAETSFDDTLKIEKDMSDTLDKLIAQNITEAENANKENQNIFKSSSYKMTIIVVAAFVLAIALGFTLSLIISRQLKKVVMFAHSVGNGDFTHTIDIKSKDEIGNLAGALNSSVKNVRDLINEIASGAQEISAISEEVSATMEEISSQMEGINESTIQISKGAQDLSATTEEVNASAEEIGSTTAELANKANDGNISSQDIKKRATEIKSKAAKSIETTEAIFNEKQAKIIKAIEEGRVVEEVGVMADSIASIAAQTNLLALNAAIEAARAGEQGRGFAVVADEVRKLAEQSSDTVSSIQNVVSQVHRAFNNLSQNAGDILSFIESNVKSDYELFMETGVQYEKDAEFISKMSHEISAAATSMSEVIEQVGGAVETVSATAQQSAAGTEEILASVNETTIAIEGVSESALNQAELAEKLNNLVKKFKV comes from the coding sequence ATGAATTGGCTTAACAACACTAAAATTGCAGTAAAGTTTACGGCAGCATTTATTCTAATATCAATATTTGTCGGAGCAGTTGGATATATTGGATTGTCTAATATGGATAAAATCAATAAAAACGCTGCGGATATGTATAGTAACAATCTTATGTCCATACAGGAGCTCATCACTATCAAAAGTAATTTTGCCCAATTCAATTCAGACATCTTGTCTTTGCTTTATGCAAAGGATGAAAATCAAATCACATCAATCCAGGAGCATATTAACGAACTCAGGGATAATAATAACGAGATGATGGCGGCTTTTGAAGAGATAGCTGAAGACAGCGAACGTGAATTATTCGATCAGTTTAAACAGCTGGTTGCCGATTACAGGGATTCATACGGCAAAGTTATCCAGCTGGTAAACGATAAAAAGTATGAAGAAGCTGAAACCAGTTTTGACGATACTCTAAAGATTGAAAAAGACATGTCGGATACCCTTGATAAATTAATTGCTCAAAATATTACAGAAGCGGAAAATGCCAACAAGGAAAATCAAAATATATTTAAATCATCGTCATACAAAATGACAATTATTGTTGTTGCCGCTTTTGTGCTAGCTATAGCTTTGGGCTTTACATTATCATTAATAATATCAAGGCAATTGAAAAAAGTTGTAATGTTTGCCCATTCCGTAGGAAATGGCGATTTTACTCATACAATAGATATCAAATCAAAAGATGAAATAGGAAACCTGGCCGGCGCTTTAAATAGTTCAGTTAAAAACGTCAGGGATTTAATAAATGAAATAGCATCAGGAGCCCAGGAAATAAGTGCGATAAGCGAAGAAGTATCGGCGACAATGGAAGAAATATCATCCCAGATGGAAGGGATCAATGAATCCACAATACAAATTTCAAAAGGAGCCCAGGACTTAAGCGCAACAACTGAAGAAGTAAATGCATCTGCTGAAGAAATAGGCTCAACAACAGCCGAACTTGCCAATAAAGCAAATGACGGAAATATATCTTCCCAGGATATTAAAAAACGCGCAACAGAAATTAAATCAAAAGCAGCCAAATCCATTGAAACTACTGAAGCTATATTTAATGAAAAGCAGGCAAAAATAATTAAAGCCATAGAAGAAGGAAGGGTTGTGGAAGAAGTTGGAGTTATGGCCGATTCCATTGCATCCATCGCCGCACAAACAAACCTTCTTGCTTTAAATGCAGCCATTGAAGCCGCCAGGGCAGGCGAACAGGGGCGAGGATTTGCAGTTGTCGCCGATGAGGTAAGAAAACTTGCCGAGCAATCTTCAGATACGGTATCCAGTATTCAGAATGTTGTATCCCAGGTACATAGAGCTTTTAACAACCTGTCACAAAATGCCGGTGACATTTTAAGTTTCATTGAAAGCAATGTTAAGTCCGACTATGAGCTGTTCATGGAGACAGGGGTCCAATATGAGAAAGATGCGGAATTTATAAGTAAAATGTCCCATGAAATATCTGCAGCAGCAACCTCAATGTCTGAGGTTATAGAACAAGTTGGCGGCGCTGTTGAGACAGTGTCTGCAACGGCTCAGCAATCTGCTGCCGGTACTGAAGAAATATTAGCAAGCGTGAACGAAACGACAATAGCCATAGAAGGAGTATCAGAATCGGCGCTGAATCAGGCTGAGCTTGCTGAGAAACTTAATAATTTAGTTAAGAAATTTAAAGTGTAA